The following nucleotide sequence is from Anguilla rostrata isolate EN2019 chromosome 3, ASM1855537v3, whole genome shotgun sequence.
AAAGGGATGCCCACAGAGACAAACTCTATAACCGGTCCACTGAACCGCTGTCTAAAAAAAGCAACTCCagttatatattcatattcactCTTCAACTGCTGGTCCTACATCAAAACCCACATATAAAGAGACATAATAATGACTATTCTGAGGAGAAAGGACCTCAGTATGCCCATAATAAAGTGAAACTAATGAAAAAACTGCAGTGCAATGCAGAATACAGTATTTTATAGTCCTCCAATATGTAATGCACTAATGCACTCGGTGACACTGAGGTAGTTGTGATGGGAAAAAGTGAGATATTCATTATTCTCAATGAAGCCACTTACATGCTTCTTTTGTATAAGGTGTTCTACATAAGGGGCgggcaattccagtcctggaaggctggTGTGCACGTTTTTGTTTCCAtcattaccctggctaaatgagctaactggctgtatgcaccaacactggttcactcgttCACAAGTTAGATCACCATAAAAAAATTGATATATGGACACAAGAACAAtatttggctgtcattcatgcaaTTATCAAGAAATGtggctaaaatgtcagatgccGTAAATGTTAAGGCCAagtaaggccagaagttggcatggaaaccagaaacGATATGGCCCTCGAAGCACACCTCTGTTCAAGACAGAAGCGGCAGCTTTATAACTAATGCAATGTATTCTTATGGTTATATACTGCACAAAAGATAGAGGGCACTGTTGGACTGTAAAACCACTAATTTGCGTCCATCTCAGAAACAGtgatatccttttttttttttcttttttttttttaaaggccataaAATTAATGTCAGATCAGTGCAATTAATTACAGGCACGAGACAAAATAAGCTGAATAACATTTCCTGTACAGTGATCAACAAACTCTGTTCAGTGCACACGCAAGTAACTGTTGAAACACTGAGGAAAATTATCTGTCATTCACACTCTGATTTTAGTCTTCCCTGTGCCCCTTCAATCAGAAAACAGTGGCAATATGTTAGAGTGCTAGAACGTGAACCGAGAAACTCGAGGTGCAAATACCAACATGTAGACAAGCAAACTGTACTCAAGTGCAAAGAGTGAACTTTCAGTCAGACAGAGCTCTGCAATTTTACACAGAACGACATTACGATGTGAACAATGCCAAGGCTGTCCTTTGCTTTGGAGCAAATCACTGCAGAATGCATCTGAGTCCATCTAATTTCCAACACTATGAAGTCAAGGTGAGCCTGAAGGAAAATTTTACattcttaaatttaaaaaaaaaaaaaaaaaaaaaaaaaaaaaatcacacagttCCTTTATCTGAGTATAAAGATCAGCCCCCACAGGAGAGGACAAAGATAAAGGGAATTATTCTCCCTTAGACTGTCACCAGACTGCGTCACCAGTGGGTAATGATGGGTCTAATCCCTTGGGTTACAATGAGGCAGTGCTGCCAGCAGGCTCCAGGGGCCCAGTGACCTGGAAGTGGATGCCGTCCCCAGGAAGCGGGGAGGGGATGAGGGGGCTGAGCCAGCACAGGTACCAGCGCTGGCCGAGGCATTCCCGAACGTTTCCCAGCAGGCCGAGGCTGTAGGGCCGGCGATTGGAGTACCACTCCCGGGTGGTCTGGCCCCGGAGCATCAGGCCCACGTGGAAAAAGAGGAAGGCGGCGACCAGCAGGAAGCCGATCACGCACGTGTCCGCGATGAAGGCGAAGGCGAAGGCCCGAGCGGTCACCTGACCTGAGAGCGGAAGAGGAGGGGAGCCACGGGTGAGAAAGGGCGGTAAAAGGAGAAAAAGCGAAGAACGGGAAAGCGGGAGAAACAAAGGGAGAAGAGAGTCAGATTCCATGATAGTAACATAACTTGGCTTCGTGACTTTTTATGAATGACAGCGAAAAGGGTATCTGGTGTTCGAATCGGTCCGGGGTTCTGACAAGAACACTGGAAACCGCTGATATTTTCCAGAAAGGAAAGCAATGAAGACGCACCGTGTAACTAAGGCGTTTCCTTTCCCCAAAAAGGCAATGGAAATTCAGATGCGTAAGAGTGCTGAACTAGCGTAGCAGCATTTCTGCTTTGTTTCTTGTGACACACACCCCTATAATCCCACTCTACCATGTGCCCTTTCCTCCAACTTCCTCTTCGTTCTAGGAGGAAGTTCAGTTTGGCAGCCCAGTGAATCATTTTACCGCCTTATTAGGTGTGGCAAACTGAAGCCGCCCAGAATTGCAGATGAAAGTTAGAGAAGTACAACTCCTTCTGAACAGTTTAGAGTACTAAAACCGGGTTGTGAGACAATGACAACATGCTGATGGTTCCATCAATGCCCCAATAAGTCCACATCACTGCATGATGACTTTCCATGGCTGTCTCATCAGCAAATTCCTTTTCAACCCATTCTTTGTGGACCGCAAGAATTAACAACGGCTGCTGGCTAGTCATCAGTTAATGTCGTTCCTTCATTAACAGGAACTCTCCCTAGTAATGCCATTGGTTTATGTCTACAATCCAAacccctgtgttttttttttctctgcacgaaccagaaaaacattccatttaaatGAGTTATAGTGCAAAGCCAAGGAAAAGCATCGCATTTAATGAActgcaaacaaaccaaacaccGCAGGGAGCTTTGCTTTTCTGTTCACATGATGAATGGTttacacatgaaaataaaataaaaatcaatgatAGATAATTGCCTACTGCGATTGGTAAGTAGCCTCCCCATTACCACTCTATTACCATTTAGCCTTGAAGCAAGTGCTGACATCAGGCAGGCCGGTAGAGGACAGATCGTCCATTATGCTGGGTTCCTAGTTCCTACACTTGATTTCTTTGCaccaaggtcttttttttttagtagtttCACACTAAAAAACACAGTATTTTACCGTTGCATCATCCCACTTGATGTTTTTTCCCTTCAGGGTTTTTTGGTGGTTCGAGGCCAGCCTTTCCTAACTTTTTCCTGCCATTTTTCTGATATCCTATGTTCCTGTACAGCATATTTGTAAAAGAGACTCTGAACACAGTGAAGCTGAACTGAACCATGTAAAGTGAACGTAAAATGGCGTTtcacaggctccgcccaccccccGGAAGCCACTCACCGGAGACGAGCATAATCCAGGGCACGATGAGGAGCATGACGCTGTGCAGGGTGACGCCCTCCTTCAGGATGACGATGAAGACCTCGGCGTTCATCACCACGGCGTACAGCAGGCCGGCCCACATGAACAGCAGGCAGCTCAGGAAGTAGCGGTAGTTGCGGAAGCCCACGCACTGGCCGAAGAAGACGCAGTGGTGGTCGCGGCGCAGCACGCACACGTTGCAGTCGTAGCAGTGCGAGCAGCGCGGCGGGGTGTGCGTCTCGCAGGTGTAGCAGTACCTGGCGGGAGGGAGCGAGCGCACGCGAATGAGCCGGCTGCAGCGGTGAACCCCTGCAAAAATGCTAATCACTAACTAATGTCGTGatcattacgttacattacaggcatttagcagacactcttatccagagtgacttacacaacattgtcccatccatttatacagctggatatatatatactgaagcaatgcaggttaggtaccttgctcaagggtacaatggcaatgtcccacccaggaatcggacaagctccttacccattatactatactgaTCACTTTTATTAATTGCAGGGTGGGGTGGAACACAAGCTAGCAGACAATCGTTGCTTGTCCATTAAGTGCTTTCCCTTGATATGATCAGCTTCTAGGAGTATTCAACAAAGATATTTTATGTACTAGCCAGACATTGATACATTCAGAGGGCATCCtccttaaataaatatagaagtATTCCACTTTGAAGTAAAgcattatgtatgcatttgagGTGCCAATGTTACTCCTTTTCACCCCTCTTTTACACTGACCACAGAATGTAGGGCCTGTATGCTGTATTTTGTGGCCAGtagctgaaatatatttattgaggCATCCATGATACAAATCATACAGGGGTCGGGGCTGGGCGTGGCTGATATAACATTTTCATCAAATCACAGTGAATTGGCTACCAGGTAAGACTTGCAAACCTCACAGCCTAAAACCCAATAAACTAGCCTATATGGCACAGATTATGACAGCAAGTGGTGTCACGGAGAAGCGATTAATAACCTACAACCCATTTTACAACCACAGAACAGCGCCCCTACAGGTAACTAGGATGGAGAACATTTTTGGTCGAGGTGCGCCGTTGAAAGTTGTAATGCTATCACGTGATTAAATGGAACCGAACAAAACGAAATTAGTTCCAATAATTCAAGATTCTAATAAACACATGAATGACATCGTATTTAAAAC
It contains:
- the zdhhc24 gene encoding probable palmitoyltransferase ZDHHC24, which encodes MSTFRSRVWSRLDKACRLLPIVVNTVLVLSITAEVSYLVLVEAPREPEKQKSEWSAVWKSVHLLCQYYMLGNITWNASLFLKTSPSIRGVFLGGEGVGQGWRYCYTCETHTPPRCSHCYDCNVCVLRRDHHCVFFGQCVGFRNYRYFLSCLLFMWAGLLYAVVMNAEVFIVILKEGVTLHSVMLLIVPWIMLVSGQVTARAFAFAFIADTCVIGFLLVAAFLFFHVGLMLRGQTTREWYSNRRPYSLGLLGNVRECLGQRWYLCWLSPLIPSPLPGDGIHFQVTGPLEPAGSTASL